One genomic region from Streptomyces sp. NBC_00457 encodes:
- a CDS encoding bifunctional 4-hydroxy-2-oxoglutarate aldolase/2-dehydro-3-deoxy-phosphogluconate aldolase: MMLADGTILTMSASLLDLAPVIPVVVVQDAADAVPLARALVAGGLPAIEVTLRTPVALDAIRAIAGEVPDAMVGAGTVITPEQVNESIAAGARFLVSPGWTDVLLEAMRASGVPFLPGVSTTSEVVALLERGVTEMKFFPAQAAGGTAYLKSLAGPLPQARFCPTGGIGLASAPEYLALPNVGCVGGTWMLPEDAVAARDWGRIESLAREAAALSAGATCR; encoded by the coding sequence ATGATGCTCGCCGACGGCACGATACTGACCATGAGCGCCTCCCTCCTCGATCTCGCCCCCGTCATTCCCGTAGTCGTCGTGCAGGACGCCGCCGACGCCGTTCCGCTCGCGCGGGCGCTGGTCGCGGGTGGGCTGCCGGCGATCGAGGTGACGTTGCGCACGCCGGTCGCGCTGGACGCGATACGGGCGATCGCCGGGGAGGTACCGGACGCGATGGTCGGGGCCGGCACGGTCATCACGCCGGAGCAGGTGAACGAGTCCATAGCCGCCGGGGCGCGGTTTCTGGTGAGCCCGGGCTGGACGGACGTACTGCTGGAGGCGATGCGGGCGTCCGGGGTGCCGTTTCTGCCGGGGGTGTCGACGACGTCGGAGGTCGTGGCGCTGTTGGAGCGGGGCGTGACGGAGATGAAGTTCTTTCCGGCGCAGGCGGCGGGCGGTACGGCCTATCTGAAGTCGCTGGCCGGGCCGTTGCCGCAGGCGCGGTTCTGCCCGACCGGGGGGATCGGGCTCGCGTCGGCTCCCGAGTATCTGGCGTTGCCCAACGTCGGTTGTGTGGGCGGGACTTGGATGCTTCCGGAGGATGCGGTGGCCGCGCGGGACTGGGGGCGGATCGAGTCGCTGGCCCGGGAGGCGGCGGCGCTCAGCGCAGGTGCGACG
- the yaaA gene encoding peroxide stress protein YaaA — MLVLLPPSEGKASSGRGAPLKLESLSLPGLTPAREAVLGELVELCAGDEEKAREVLGLSEGLRGEAAKNTELRTAGTRSAGEIYTGVLYDALDLASLDTAAKRRAGRSLLVFSGLWGAVRVTDRIPSYRCSMGVKLPGLGALGAHWRAPMADVLPEVAGSGLVLDLRSSAYAAAWKPKGEVAGRTATVRVLHAPTRKVVSHFNKATKGRIVRSLLAGGVSPKGPAELVEALRDLRYVVEAERPVKAGAAWALDVLVDEIH, encoded by the coding sequence GTGCTCGTCCTGCTGCCGCCTTCCGAAGGCAAGGCCTCGTCCGGCCGTGGCGCCCCGCTGAAGCTTGAGTCGCTGTCGCTGCCCGGGCTGACGCCGGCCCGTGAGGCCGTTCTCGGCGAACTCGTCGAGCTGTGCGCGGGGGACGAGGAGAAGGCGCGCGAGGTGCTCGGGCTGAGTGAGGGGCTGCGGGGCGAGGCCGCCAAGAACACGGAGCTGCGGACGGCGGGGACGCGGTCCGCCGGGGAGATCTACACCGGTGTGTTGTACGACGCTCTGGACCTGGCCTCCCTCGATACGGCGGCGAAGCGGCGGGCGGGGCGCTCTCTGCTGGTCTTCTCGGGGCTCTGGGGTGCCGTGCGGGTGACGGACCGGATTCCCTCGTACCGCTGCTCGATGGGTGTGAAGCTGCCGGGGCTCGGGGCGCTGGGCGCGCACTGGCGTGCGCCGATGGCCGACGTTCTGCCCGAAGTCGCTGGGAGTGGGCTGGTGCTGGATCTGCGGTCTTCCGCCTATGCGGCTGCCTGGAAGCCGAAGGGTGAGGTGGCCGGGCGGACGGCGACCGTGCGGGTGCTGCATGCGCCGACACGGAAGGTCGTCAGCCACTTCAACAAGGCGACGAAGGGGCGGATCGTACGGAGTCTGCTGGCGGGCGGGGTTTCGCCGAAGGGGCCGGCTGAGCTGGTGGAGGCGCTGCGGGACCTCCGGTATGTGGTGGAGGCGGAGCGGCCGGTGAAGGCGGGGGCGGCTTGGGCGCTGGATGTGCTGGTGGACGAGATTCACTGA
- a CDS encoding RNB domain-containing ribonuclease produces the protein MPRRHIRVTGAPEAPLRAALTALRTELGVSESFPPEAVPATPAVPEYDATDIPLFTIDPPTSTDLDQAMHLSRQGTGYRVRYAIADVAAFVVPGSPLDLETHRRVTTLYFPDGKIPLHPVLLSEGAASLLPDQPRPAALWTIDLDADGRTLAVDVRRALVRSRAKLDYAGVQKQIDARTAEEPLALLKEIGETRERLEIERGGISLTVPEQEIVERDHTYELNYRAPLPADGWNAQISLLTGMAAADLMLGAGTGVLRTLPAAPDGAVGRLRRTAHALHINWPHHVSYAALIRSLDPHRPHHAAFLLECTTLLRGAGYTVFWNGLLPDITTHSAVAAPYAHCTAPLRRLADRYATEICLATVSGGAVPEWVLAALDTLPKEMADGTRRAGQVERACVDTVEAALLKDRVGEFFDGCVVDVEERRPTVGKVQLDSPAVVAPIESDAEPLPLGERLRVRLTQADPAAARVRFAPA, from the coding sequence ATGCCCCGCCGCCACATCCGCGTGACCGGCGCCCCCGAAGCCCCCCTCCGGGCCGCCCTCACCGCGCTGCGTACCGAACTCGGCGTCTCCGAGAGCTTCCCGCCCGAAGCCGTCCCGGCCACACCCGCCGTGCCGGAGTACGACGCCACCGACATCCCCCTCTTCACCATCGACCCACCCACCTCCACCGACCTCGACCAGGCGATGCACCTCTCCCGCCAGGGCACCGGCTACCGCGTCCGGTACGCCATCGCCGACGTCGCCGCCTTCGTCGTACCCGGGTCACCGCTGGACCTGGAGACCCACCGCCGCGTGACCACCCTGTACTTCCCGGACGGAAAGATCCCGCTGCACCCGGTGCTGCTGAGCGAAGGCGCGGCGAGTCTGCTGCCGGACCAGCCCCGCCCGGCCGCCCTGTGGACCATCGACCTCGACGCGGACGGCCGCACGCTCGCCGTCGACGTCCGCCGGGCCCTGGTCCGCAGCCGCGCCAAGCTGGACTACGCGGGCGTACAGAAGCAGATCGACGCCAGGACGGCCGAGGAACCGCTCGCGCTGCTCAAGGAGATCGGGGAGACGAGGGAACGCCTGGAGATCGAACGCGGCGGCATCTCGCTCACCGTGCCCGAGCAGGAGATCGTAGAGCGCGACCACACCTACGAACTGAACTACCGCGCCCCACTCCCCGCCGACGGCTGGAACGCCCAGATCTCCCTGCTCACGGGAATGGCGGCCGCGGATCTGATGCTGGGCGCCGGCACCGGCGTACTCCGCACCCTGCCCGCCGCCCCCGACGGCGCCGTCGGCCGCCTCCGCCGTACCGCCCACGCCCTGCACATCAACTGGCCGCACCATGTCTCGTACGCGGCCCTGATCCGCTCCCTCGACCCGCACCGCCCGCACCACGCGGCGTTCCTCCTCGAGTGCACGACGCTGCTGCGCGGCGCGGGCTACACGGTCTTCTGGAACGGCCTCCTGCCGGACATCACCACGCACTCCGCGGTCGCGGCCCCCTACGCCCACTGCACGGCCCCCCTCCGCCGCCTCGCCGACCGCTACGCCACCGAGATCTGCCTGGCGACGGTTTCCGGAGGTGCCGTGCCCGAATGGGTACTCGCCGCCCTCGACACCCTCCCCAAGGAGATGGCCGACGGCACGCGGAGGGCGGGCCAGGTGGAGCGCGCCTGCGTGGACACCGTGGAGGCGGCGCTGCTCAAGGACCGGGTGGGGGAGTTCTTCGACGGGTGCGTGGTGGATGTGGAGGAACGCCGTCCGACGGTGGGGAAGGTCCAGTTGGACTCCCCGGCGGTGGTCGCCCCCATCGAGAGCGACGCCGAGCCCCTGCCCCTCGGCGAACGCCTCCGCGTCCGTCTCACCCAAGCGGATCCGGCAGCGGCGAGGGTGCGTTTCGCGCCTGCGTGA
- a CDS encoding MerR family transcriptional regulator: MRIGELATAVGVTTRTVRHYHHLGLLPEPERLSNGYRNYTLRHAVVLARIRRLTELGLGLTEVRDVLADDAGRDLAEVLTELDEDLARQEAAIRDRRARLRALLDSEEELPAEGPVSPELTALFAEMAHPDASPMAAKDRELLALIETTAHPEERARLMGLLGSALATPGGVEQALAVYALLDALADSPTDDPRVDEAARALADCIPRELLPDDIGIDHDDSFLRAFYADFAPAQAEAIRRALRIVTGEAR; the protein is encoded by the coding sequence ATGCGGATCGGAGAACTCGCCACAGCCGTCGGTGTCACCACGCGCACCGTGCGGCATTATCACCACCTGGGCCTGCTGCCCGAGCCGGAGCGGCTGTCGAACGGCTACCGGAATTACACGCTGCGGCACGCCGTCGTGCTCGCCCGGATCCGGCGGCTGACCGAGCTGGGGCTCGGGCTCACGGAGGTGCGGGACGTCCTCGCGGATGACGCGGGCCGGGACCTCGCCGAGGTGCTCACCGAGCTGGACGAGGATCTGGCCCGGCAGGAAGCAGCCATCCGGGATCGCCGGGCGCGGCTCCGTGCGCTCCTCGACTCCGAGGAGGAGCTGCCCGCCGAAGGGCCGGTCTCGCCCGAACTGACCGCGCTGTTCGCCGAGATGGCCCACCCCGACGCATCCCCCATGGCCGCCAAGGACCGCGAGCTGCTCGCGCTCATCGAGACCACGGCCCACCCGGAGGAACGCGCGCGGCTGATGGGCCTGCTCGGCAGTGCCCTGGCCACACCCGGCGGTGTCGAACAGGCCCTCGCGGTCTACGCCCTCCTCGACGCCCTCGCCGACTCCCCCACCGACGACCCCCGCGTGGACGAGGCCGCCCGCGCCCTCGCCGACTGCATCCCCCGCGAGCTGCTCCCTGACGACATCGGTATCGACCACGACGACAGCTTCCTGCGCGCCTTCTACGCCGACTTCGCGCCCGCGCAGGCGGAGGCGATCCGGCGCGCGCTGCGGATCGTGACCGGGGAGGCCCGATGA
- a CDS encoding Uma2 family endonuclease, which yields MTAMAHESLTQAEVLLEGFLALDTPEGFRAELIEGEIVVTPPPDGDHEDYIGLIVNQVIRRSRTDMQFSGNKGLKLRSGGGCPKDHVIPDGTFAPMELRLYRGADSWMPCDGVAMVLEVTSTKPKADRETKRRCYARGGIPLYLLVDREAAQITLFSEPEKDDYRQHCTLPLGKGLALPEPFAFELDTTEFL from the coding sequence ATGACTGCCATGGCACACGAGTCGCTCACGCAGGCGGAGGTCCTGCTGGAGGGCTTTCTGGCCCTGGACACACCGGAGGGTTTCCGGGCGGAACTGATCGAGGGGGAGATCGTTGTGACGCCGCCGCCGGACGGGGATCACGAGGACTACATCGGGCTGATCGTGAACCAGGTGATCAGGCGGTCCCGCACCGACATGCAGTTCTCCGGGAACAAGGGGTTGAAGCTGCGAAGCGGAGGTGGCTGCCCCAAGGACCACGTGATCCCGGACGGCACGTTCGCTCCCATGGAACTGCGGCTCTACCGTGGCGCCGACTCCTGGATGCCGTGCGACGGCGTCGCCATGGTGCTGGAGGTGACCTCCACCAAGCCCAAGGCCGACCGCGAGACCAAACGTCGCTGCTACGCCCGCGGCGGCATCCCTCTCTACCTGCTCGTCGACCGCGAGGCTGCTCAGATCACGCTGTTCAGCGAACCGGAGAAGGACGACTACCGCCAGCACTGCACACTCCCCCTGGGTAAAGGGCTGGCCCTCCCTGAGCCCTTCGCCTTCGAACTGGACACCACCGAGTTCCTCTGA
- a CDS encoding AraC family transcriptional regulator, producing MSTREQASWTRARLGHCGPPLDLLTARFDRHVYASHTHEEFSIGICVGGSEVIDYRGDHLRPGPGSIVVLAPGEMHTGRPAASDGYAYRALYPDPSLLTEGTLGNGLPYFREPLLDDPELATALSRAHTELSACPDPLEAESRLPWLLTALTRRHSTARAAKDVVPGAAHIAHVVRDRLADELLAPPSLAELAADLGLSRYQLLRAFRTTMGIPPYAWLAQHRVGRARGLLESGMRPGEVAGAVGFADQAHLTRWFRRVLGVTPAAYRNSVQDGRR from the coding sequence GTGAGTACACGGGAACAGGCCAGCTGGACCAGGGCGCGGCTCGGTCACTGTGGTCCACCGCTCGATCTGCTGACCGCCCGCTTCGACCGGCACGTCTACGCCTCGCACACGCACGAGGAATTCAGCATCGGCATCTGCGTCGGCGGCTCCGAGGTCATCGACTACCGGGGCGACCACCTCCGCCCCGGCCCGGGCTCCATCGTCGTACTCGCCCCCGGCGAGATGCACACCGGCCGCCCCGCCGCGTCCGACGGCTACGCCTACCGAGCCCTGTACCCCGACCCGTCCCTCCTCACCGAAGGCACCCTCGGCAACGGCCTCCCGTACTTCCGCGAGCCCCTCCTCGACGACCCCGAACTCGCCACCGCCCTCAGCCGCGCCCACACCGAACTCAGCGCCTGCCCCGACCCGTTGGAGGCCGAGTCCCGCCTCCCGTGGCTGCTCACGGCGCTGACCCGCCGCCACTCGACGGCCCGAGCGGCGAAGGACGTCGTGCCCGGTGCCGCGCACATCGCCCATGTCGTACGCGACCGGCTCGCCGACGAGCTCCTGGCGCCCCCTTCCCTCGCCGAGCTCGCCGCCGACCTGGGGCTGTCCCGCTACCAACTCCTCCGGGCCTTCCGTACGACGATGGGGATACCGCCGTACGCATGGCTGGCCCAGCACCGGGTGGGCCGGGCCCGCGGACTGCTGGAGTCCGGAATGCGGCCGGGTGAGGTCGCGGGGGCGGTAGGCTTCGCCGATCAGGCGCATCTGACCCGCTGGTTCCGGCGGGTGCTGGGGGTGACGCCGGCGGCGTACCGCAACAGCGTTCAAGACGGGCGCCGCTGA